CTCCGGCTTGTTCAAGATGGTCTCCGAACCGCCCAACACCTCTTCCCCCTGCCAGATCTCCTTACCGTCGAGGGTACTGACCACGGGATGGCCGTCGACGTCAAGCACAAGATAAAGAGGGTCTCCCGAAGGGCTTGCGATACGTGCGAAATTGAATACATGTCCAAAACGCGGCAGGGCTATGGACTGCTTGGCTTCGAAATGGTTACCGGACTTGCTCAACACAGCGACGTCCCCATAGAACTGCCCGTCGGTGCCCAGCTTCTGGGCGTAAACCGTACGGGATTCCAGCTCCATGCCTACGCCCCGAAATGCCCACTCCAGATCCGTGGCGATTTCCTTGAGTTTTCCGTCGACGACATCGAAGACACTCGATGTGAAGGTCCCCCGATCGAGAATGGAGACATACAATTCAGGCACATTGTCATGATCCAGGTCGGCGGTATCGAGCGCGACGATAGTGCCCGGCAGGGGAATGCTCACCTCGTCCAGAGGCGTCAACGCATCGGCGAGCAGATACATACGCAGTACATTGTCCCCGGCAACAAACACTTCCCGCTCACCGGAGGCCAACTTTCGCCCCAGGGCAAGCCCCCGCATGACGCCATCAATCTGCAGACCGGGCAGAGCACGGGCACTTTTGCCGGTGTCCTGCGCAGGGATAACGTAGGTTTCCGGGGTTACGGGTGTCGATGACTGCTGACGATTGACACGGGGGGAAGTTGCCGAAGGCGCGATGGCATAACCATGGCTCGATATATCGGAAGGAGCTGCGGTCTGTTTCGCTGCCAGGTCCCGGTTGATTTTATCGGTCACCCGACCCAGGGCGAGAAAGAAGTCGGCCTGCTTGTCGCCCTGTTCGAAAACCTTGCTGACGTGGCCATCTTGAGCATGGGTCAGCAAAACATCGAAGCTGAAGATCTCCCCAAACTGGGTAAAGCTGCCGTTTATCAGCAAATCGGCGTTTTCCCCGCTATCCACCACCTGAACATAGGCGGGATCAAGCCGGGAAGCCATCATATGCTGTAATGCCACCTGAAGTTTGTCTTCATTGGCGACACCCACGACATTAAATGGGGAGACAAAGGCTTTGAGGGGCTCGGCCGCACAGACGCAGGCACAGCCGAGGACAAGAAGTACAGCACCAATTGTGAGCAAAATCTTTTTCACGAGTCAATCCTCCGAAAGCGTTTAATGGGGAGGCCCGTTCAACCCGGATAATGTGGAGATAGCCGCAAGGGGCAGAGTCTGCCGGCATCCACATGTTTTCCGGCACCCGGGCAAAAATCTGGCAATTATCGCCCGGGTGCGGAAAACCGATAGCGAACCAGCATCAATGACTGAAAAACGTACGAATGTTTTCAACGTTCGAGCGCTACTTACTGCCGCCGACGAGACTCTTAAGAATGTCGTTGACTTCGTTGAGTTTCTGTTCGAGTTGTTTCAATTCCTGTTCGGAATAGACCTTTTCGCCTTTACCGATTTCTTTCTCTAATTTTTTGATGGTCTGTTGAATGGTATCGGCCTGATTGGCGCAATACTTCATGGACAGAAGGCACATATCCTTTTGATCCTGGCGGGTCTGTGAAAAAACAGGTGTACAGAACACCAGACAGGATGTCGCAAGCAGCAGCAGAGCCGTTTTTTTCATAGGTGTGTCCTTTCCATCGTAGAGAGAAGGTATATGCAGCGCAAGGCAGGCACCTGCCTTGCGCTACCTGATTCACATTACCATTTCAGGAGCATGACCAGACTTGCACTGTAGATATCGTCAGGGTCCTGGCCGTTTTCGGCCAGACCGTTGAAGAAATCGCCAAGGAACACATAAGCGAAGCGCGGCGCAATGGTGAAATTCTCGCGCGCTTTGTAGGGGAAGGAGATATTCACTTCGGTCCCGAGATTCTGGCCGGAAGAAGTGACGACATTCTGATTCTGTTTGGCAACAGCTCCGTAGCCGACATTGGTGGAGAAGGTCAGCTTTTTGGTCAACGGCAGATCGTAACCGACCCAGCCCAGCATCATCCCCTGGCCTGCGTTATTGTCGTAGAACAAAGAGCTGTTCCGGTTCGAGATAAGCAGATTGTCTCGAGCGAGGAATTGCAGGCCGGTGACCATATAACCGCACTCGCCGCCGATGGCCACAAAGGCATTGGTCTTGTTGTCGCGATTACCGTCGTCACCGGACATATACAACAGTTCCGCTTTGATGGTACCGGGGCCGAGTTTCATCTTGGCGCCGAGGTTGGCGGCAAAGGCCGAAATGTTTTTGGAAACCGTTTTACCGAACTGGTAGAGGAAGAAACCGTTGACATCCACCGGACCGAGGCGACCCTGGGCGTTGAAACCCAGCATATGCACATTGGCCCGATATTTAACGTGATAGGTATAACCGTTGAGAGTTGATTCGGTGACACCGTAGAGTTTGCGAGCGATGTCGCTGTAGAGGAAGTAGTAGCTACCGCCGATGGTCAGGTCTTTGTTGACCTTATACTTGGCGTCAAGCATGTACAGGTCAGCGGACACATCGCCGTAAGCCGCACCGACAGTGCCTTCGTCCGCATCCAACACGGTGCCGTTAAAACCGAACAGCAGACCGTTGGTGTTGTAAGGGTTAACAGATCCGCCGGTGTAGTTGGTCGTCCCGGAATAATTGGTACTGCCGTTGTCGGCGAACCGGGAGAAAGCCAATCTCACGGACGTTTTGCCGATATTGGTCGAAAAGATAGCGGCAGCGGCGTCGTTGGAGAAAAATACGCCCTTGTAATTGTCGCCGAAATATTGAAGACCGAGCTTGGCGTTGATATCCAGGTCCCAGGGGTGGAAAGTATAGTCAAGGAAAACATGCTTGGTGCGCAGGTTTACCGAGTCACTACCAACAGCTCCACCACCGGAAATACTGCTGCCTTTGTAGTCCGTATCGCCCCAACGTGCGTTCATCTCAAATTGGGTTACCAATTTGAGATCTTCGTCGATCTTGGCGATGTACATAATTCGCGTACGCTGATCAAGATAAAATGCGGTGCTGCGGTGTTTGGAACCCGTATCGGGAGTATTGGCGAACATCCCCGAGCCGTTGTAGGAAAAATAGTCCGGCCCTTCGGAACCGGAATAGTTACTCCCTACCATGCCTAATCGGAACATGCCGTGGAACTCATGCTCAATAGCCATGGAAGGCGTCGCAACGGCAGTCAGTGCCAGAACCATCAGAAAGATGATGGCCTTATTGATTGTTTTCAACGGTACCTCCTGTCATGTACCGCACACGCACTACGCGCATCCAACGCTGGCCCGCGAGGTAAAACCGCCTAACCGGGTTACGGCAATCCCACCATCACGGGTTGTTTTCGATGCGGCTATGTCTGCATGTGCAATAAATTAAGTATGTTGCGTAAATCAGCAGCATTAATCTGTCCGGGCGCAGATGCTTCCACCGCAGAACCGAAGGTCAGCGCAGAGCCGAACACTTCGCCGGCCAGGCGGGTGACGCCTCCTAGCCCGGACATGGACATAGTAATAAACGGACGATCAGCAAAGTGTTCTCGCATGGTGTTGGTCGCATCGAGCAACACCAGAACATCCGAAGCATTCTGCGGCATAACGGCAATTTTCGGCAGGTCGGCTCCAAGCTCCTGCATGCGGCACAGCCGCATCAGGATCTCCTCTTTCACCGGTGTCCGGGCGAAGTCGTGACTCGACATCACGACCTTCACGCCATGCTCATGTGCGGTATCGACCAGTTCACGAACCACGCTTTGTTCCTGAAACAGTTCCACATCCACAAGATCGATCTCACCGGTTTGCGCCAGAGCCTTGTTCAAGGCGCCGTAATAATCATCCGACACCTCCCGTTGCCCACCTTCCCGTTTGGACCGGAAAGTAAAAAGCAACGGTTTTTCGCCCAACCGGGCGCGAATCTCGAACAAGGCCGACTTAACCTCCTCGATATCCTCGACATGCTCGAAGAAATCGACGCGCCATTCTGCCAAATCAAAATCCAACACCTTCAGTACTTCGGTTTCATTGACGAGTTGATCCAGGGTGCGCCCAACCATCGGTACGCAGATTTTGGGTGCTCCTGCACCAAAAACCACATCCCTCACTTTTACTGTTGCCATTTATTGCTTCCTCTTTGCTACAAGGTGCAGTCACTTACCGTTCGACACTTAAGCAGCCACGGCATCCAGGTTCATGACTTTGCGGTAGCGATAAACAACGACTGCAGCCAGAACGACACCGACAAAGGTCACGCCGGCATTGAACAGCATGATGTCGCGGATACCTGTGGTTCTGGCGATAATCCCGGTAATAACGGGGATCGAGAAGGTAGCGACACTGGAACAGGTGTAAACGATACCGGTGATCTTGCCTTTACCCTCGGGGAAGAATTCCGCCATAGCAGTAAGAGCCAGCTGCAGAACGCCGCCCGCACCGGCATAGCCGACGACGAAGGAACAAACGTAGCAGATTGCGGGACCGGGATTGAGGTACAGGAGGAACAGGAAGATCGTGGAAATAATGGGGTAAATCAGAACAAAATAAGCAGGACGCGGGAACTTACGCAGGAAAACCGTGGTAAGACCGATACTGCAGAGGGAACCGATAGCGTAAAGGCTGATCAGACGCAGGGCTTCGGGGCCGGCCATACCCGCCACGTTGGTAGCGAATTTAGGCATCCAGATGGAAAAGAGGAAGAAAGTAGCCGTGGAGGTATAACCGATCAGGATAAGGCACACGCCTTCGACGGCCATTTTCGGTTTTTCGCGAAATACGCTGGGGGCATCCTGATTAACGGCGTTGGCAGCCTTGTCCGCATCGGCAGCGGCAATGGCCTTGTGATCGGGGAACACCATCTTGATCAGAACCAGGGCATTAATGGCCAGCACGGCCGCGCAGATAATGAAACCCCAGCCGAAGTACATGTTGTTGGCGACAACGAATGCCATAATCATGGGCAGAACAAACTGACCGAAGGAAATGGAAGCCTTGGTAAAGATGTTTGCGATACCCTGATGCTTGGGGAACGATTCCATGAGCGCGGGATAGGTACCTGCGTCCAAAGAAGAGTTCGCAATACCGGCCAGCACGGCAAGGATGAAACCGATGGTGGTATTGGGACTGAACAGGATAGCGACGAAAAAGAAGGCATAAATGACCATGCCCAGGAAAACGAAAGGCTTGCGGCCGAATTTATCGGACAGCGCTCCGAGAACGAACAGAACGATAAGACGCCCGATGCCCATACCGGAAATAACGAAAGCAACGCCGGCGGCGTCGGTGTTCATCTGATTCGACAAAAAGTCCATACTCTGCGCCAGGATCAGCGCACCCATGCCGTGAACGAAATAGTTCACATAAAGGGATAATGCCGTAGGCATATATCTGTTTTTCATTGTATTCATCCCGTTTTGTGTTAATTTTACAAGTTGGAGGATTTCTGTTAGGGATTTCCGTCTCTCGAAAGCGATGGAAATCCCTAACAGAGTAACGCTGGTTCGTTGCGCTTTATCGTTTTACCGGACTCGTCTCCTTGCCGAAGCAAGGTTTCCAAGGCCGCGTTCGAAACGGGCTGCCACCCGTCGAACCCGGATTCGTTGTTTTCCTGGCTGCGCTTGTCCCGCTGACCAGGTCTGCCGGCAAAATCGATAAAGATAAAACAACCGGTCTTGTAGTGCGACTTTCCGGGGCTGATCAAACGATCAGCCCCCGAAAGCATCAGGCGTCATGCAACCTGACATCCTGTCTGTCCGCTTAAGCTTCAGCTACACGTTTGAGCAGTTCCTGGGTTGCTTCATAAAGCATCTTCGCGCGAGGAATCGGCGCCAGAGCCAACTGCTCCTGCTCGTTGACACACTCCAGAGAGAGCGGCAAATCGGCCGGCAGCGCTTTGAGCAGCGAAACCAGATCGATACCGCCCTTGCCCGGCGCAAGGCGATAGCCGCGGGCCTGGTACAGAAGACCTTCGATGTCGGTCGGCTTCTCTTTGGTGCCGTCGCAAAGCTGCATGTATTTCAGAGAGCCTTCCGGCAGCAGCTTGATATCTTCCAGAGTATTACCGCCACGATCGAAGTGCAGCGGATCGATGATGACGCCGGCGTTGTCACGATTGACCGTATTCATCAGCTGTGCTGCATCCTTGAGGTTTTTGACATCCGTCCAGGGCATGGGTTCCATGTTGATGGCCAGACCCAGCGGTGCAGCCATTTCGCACAGTTCGGCGAAATTGTCTGCCAACCGCGAAGGATCCGGATCGTTACCGGCCATCAGCACCTGGCTGGCACCAAAGCGAGCGCCGGTTTCCAGCACAGGCAGGAAGTTGATGGCGCGGGTATCCGGCTTCAGACGCAAAATTTCAATATCAAGCACTTTTACGCCTGTTTCCTTCAGGCGACGCTCCGTCTCGCGCACCATCGGAGTATCCCCAACCATCTTGTACACGGGCTCCGTAGGGGTGGCGGGCAACAGCCGCAATCCCACATGGCTGAAACCGGCTTCCGCTGCCACGGTAACCTGGTTGGCCGGCGACACATCCAATACGCTGAGAGCTGCGAGGCCAATAGGACGATTCTGCATGTCGTGCTCCTTCCTTCTTCAAGGTATTTAGGTATTAAAACAATCCGTATCCTTGTCCGATACGGTCATCCTCACCGTAATGCCGTCACTTGTCGGCACCCTGTTAAATACGGTTGTTCGACCGATTCAGTACGGTTTGGAATTGGGACATTCAGGTTCTCCGGGAACCTGCTCCTAGTTCTGGCTGACTGCTTCATTGCATGACGCTTGCACACCACCGGAACAAGCGTCAAAGAGCATCGGTTTACTTTGAATTCAAGGCATCGAATACGGCTTGTTTCGCAACCTCGGGAAGGTTCTTCTCGGTCCAGGTTTTAAACTGAGCATCCGCCTGGGAAATGAACATTTCCCGACCGGCGATAGTCCTCCACCCGGCGGCAGCGGCTTCGCGCTGGAAGCGTGTGACAAAGGGAGTGTAGACAATGTCGTAAGCGATCCCTTTGCGACCGGCGAAAGCCTCCGCAGGATAACCGGTTTCATCTTCATACTTATGTTTCATTCCCAGAGGGGTAGCGTTGACGACGATATCCGCCGGCACGCTGGTGCGCTCTTCCCAGGGCACAACTTTGAGATCAAAAGTCTCGGCCAGAGCTGCGGGCAGGTCGTCGACGATATCGGTAACCGTAATATCATCGAAACCCAGGGTCTTAAGTCCGGCCGCAGCGGCTCGAGCGGCGCCGCCGGCACCCATAAGCAGCACTTTTTTCATCTCGGGCGCGGGGGGGTCGGCCTGCAGGGGGGACATGAAGCCCAGAACATCGGTGTTGTCTCCGCACAAAGCATCGCCGTCCCAATAGATAAGGTTGCATGCACCAAGGGCTTTGACTCGATCGGTTACTTTGTCAAGAAGAGGAATGATGGCTTGTTTGTGAGGAATGGTAACGCAGCAGCCGCGGATGTTCAGCAGACGGACAGCGTCGATGAAGGTGGTCAGTTTTTCAGGTTCCGTATCCATAGGGAGCAGGACGCCGGGAAGATCCAGATCCTGGAAGGCGGTGTTATGCAGGAGCGGGCTGAGGCTATGCCCAAGGGGATAGCCGACAATGCCATACAGGTTAGGTGTGGTAGTTGCACTCATGATATACCTCCAAACGGTTAGGGTGTTTCGAGGAATTCGCTAAGGCAAAGAGAGGGATTGCCTTGGCGAATCCTCCTTTTTACGATTCCTTTCATAGGAACCAATCACTGTTTTTAAGTACCTGCCACGTTCTTGATTTACTGCGTATTTACAAAACAAACTTCAATTCAATTAAATCATTGAATATAAGATCAATAATCATAAAACAAACTGCTATTCTATTTCAGTCCCAAGCAACTTTAACTTTTGCTCCCAAGTGACTTGAAGGTAAAGTCTTAAGCACCTTGAGAGTCAACAGCTTTTTAAAATCTATTTTTAGAAAATTACACATCTATTTTGAACATTTGTAATCAGGTACAAATCCTGAAAAACACAGGATAAAAACAAAAAAAACGCCCCGAGGAAACCTCGGGGCGTTGGGTAGTAAAAATTGCGGTCCGACGAACAGATACGGTTGTGATGGTGCTTAGGAGATAGGAGACATAGAGGCTGAAGACTCTACTTTCGTTCGCATGTCGATTAAGCTCACAAGGGGAGGAAGAACTCCGTAGCTGCCTATCGGACCGCCAGGGAAAAATGGCTAACTTGCTGTATATGATTGTCGTCGTGAAAACCTTCGAGACGTTGTTGTAAAAAAAGGGTGATGAAATCAACCGATAACATTTTCTTTGGGAGGAAGAAAACAGGTTAATACAAACATATATCTGTTACGAATCTTATATCTATCACCCGACATTCGCATATGTAGTTTTATTGGTTCCCCGCCCTGCAGTCCTTTGACTACAGGACGGGGTTCCGTGAATACCGCTTCCGTACATTGTAGGCAGTCACACCACCTACCCTGCGGCAGGTTTTACTGAATTAAACGGCATAACCTGCCAGGAAACCCTGATGGATTGCATCCATAACCTTACCGGCCTTGATACAGTCACCCACCGGGGTCGCCGGAATTTCTTCGGAATACAGTGCCTGCAACAAAGGATTATAGGCTCTGTAGCCCAAGGAGATAACGAGCGTATCAAACCCTTCAAGCCAGCTTTCCTCTTTGTACTTATTCCGGATTTTGACCCGTTTATCGCAACCGATCTCGGCCACTTCGGTCTCCAGAATAGTCTTGACATTGAGTTCCTTGAGGCGCGGCATGAGGAATTTGCGGCTGCGGGCTTCCATATCCATGGCGATATCTTCACGCAGTTCCAGGATAGTGACATCCTTGCCCTGCTCGGCCAGGAATTCAGCCGTCTCGCTACCGACAAGCCCACCACCCATGATCAGAACTTTGTTACCTACGGGCGCGGTACCTTTAAGAGCGTCCTCGGCGGTAATGACCGGCGCTTCAGAGCAGAAACGGGGCACCACCGGAAGACTGCCGGTTGCAACCAGCGTAGCATCGGGGGCCATGGCCTTGATATCGTCCAGAGTCACTTCGCTATTGAGAACGACATTGACACCGGCCTTGGGCAGCACCTCTGCATAATAAGCAATCAGAGGAGTGTAGGGATCTTTATTGGGCGGCAACATGGCCACATTCACCAATCCGCCAAGCTCGTCATTCTTATCGTAAAGCGCGACTTCATGACCGCGTTCAGCAGCGGTAAGGGCCGCCTGCATACCGGCGGGGCCGCCGCCGACAACCACAACCCGCTTGGGACGATCGACTTTGGTCATGGGGTAGCGACCCTCATAACCGGTACGCGGGTTAACCGCACAGGTAAAGCCAACGGACATCTTGCCGACGCAACCGTCGTTACAGGCAACGCAGGGGCGGATTTCGGCGTCTTTTTTCTCTTGCATCTTGATCGGCGCATTGGGATCGGCAAGAAGCCCACGCCCCATCGACACAAGATCAGCTTTACCGGAAGCAAGAATGGCTTCAGCAGTCTCGCGATTATTGATACGACCGGCAACGGATACCGGCACCTTGGAACCGATAGCTTCCTTGATCGCTTCGGCGCCGTCGGCGTTCCAGCCGCGGCCAAGTGCACCCGAAGGGATGGTGTACTGGTTGCTTTCGGCCAGACCGGCGCTGAAATGCAAGGCATCGATGCCGTTTTCGACCATGATCTTGGCCATGTCTTTCGCCAATTCGGGAGTCACGCCGTTAGGCACGTATTCGTTAATACTGTAGCGGAACAGAATCGGGAAATCAGGGCCGGCCACGGAGCGGATGGCTTTGAGGATCTCCACGGGGAAGCGCATACGATTTTCCAAACAGCCGCCGTAGATATCGTCACGCTTGTTGGTGTACGGCGACATGAACTGAGCAATCAGGTAACCGTGGGCACCGTGGATTTCGATAGCGTCGAAACCAGCTTTGATGGCACGCTCGGCAGCCTTTTTGAAACAATCGATAATGTATTCGATTTCT
This DNA window, taken from Syntrophotalea carbinolica DSM 2380, encodes the following:
- a CDS encoding FG-GAP repeat domain-containing protein; this encodes MKKILLTIGAVLLVLGCACVCAAEPLKAFVSPFNVVGVANEDKLQVALQHMMASRLDPAYVQVVDSGENADLLINGSFTQFGEIFSFDVLLTHAQDGHVSKVFEQGDKQADFFLALGRVTDKINRDLAAKQTAAPSDISSHGYAIAPSATSPRVNRQQSSTPVTPETYVIPAQDTGKSARALPGLQIDGVMRGLALGRKLASGEREVFVAGDNVLRMYLLADALTPLDEVSIPLPGTIVALDTADLDHDNVPELYVSILDRGTFTSSVFDVVDGKLKEIATDLEWAFRGVGMELESRTVYAQKLGTDGQFYGDVAVLSKSGNHFEAKQSIALPRFGHVFNFARIASPSGDPLYLVLDVDGHPVVSTLDGKEIWQGEEVLGGSETILNKPETIPGNLENYRWLFMEQRIMTLPDGTILIPQNEGKFSFGNNRAYNRHTMYAFEWTGNFLAEKWHSPKISSYLADFAMDFNSKEIILLGVEKRPSLLYKGRSSISTKRIN
- a CDS encoding outer membrane channel OmpJ-like protein codes for the protein MKTINKAIIFLMVLALTAVATPSMAIEHEFHGMFRLGMVGSNYSGSEGPDYFSYNGSGMFANTPDTGSKHRSTAFYLDQRTRIMYIAKIDEDLKLVTQFEMNARWGDTDYKGSSISGGGAVGSDSVNLRTKHVFLDYTFHPWDLDINAKLGLQYFGDNYKGVFFSNDAAAAIFSTNIGKTSVRLAFSRFADNGSTNYSGTTNYTGGSVNPYNTNGLLFGFNGTVLDADEGTVGAAYGDVSADLYMLDAKYKVNKDLTIGGSYYFLYSDIARKLYGVTESTLNGYTYHVKYRANVHMLGFNAQGRLGPVDVNGFFLYQFGKTVSKNISAFAANLGAKMKLGPGTIKAELLYMSGDDGNRDNKTNAFVAIGGECGYMVTGLQFLARDNLLISNRNSSLFYDNNAGQGMMLGWVGYDLPLTKKLTFSTNVGYGAVAKQNQNVVTSSGQNLGTEVNISFPYKARENFTIAPRFAYVFLGDFFNGLAENGQDPDDIYSASLVMLLKW
- the aroD gene encoding type I 3-dehydroquinate dehydratase, whose amino-acid sequence is MATVKVRDVVFGAGAPKICVPMVGRTLDQLVNETEVLKVLDFDLAEWRVDFFEHVEDIEEVKSALFEIRARLGEKPLLFTFRSKREGGQREVSDDYYGALNKALAQTGEIDLVDVELFQEQSVVRELVDTAHEHGVKVVMSSHDFARTPVKEEILMRLCRMQELGADLPKIAVMPQNASDVLVLLDATNTMREHFADRPFITMSMSGLGGVTRLAGEVFGSALTFGSAVEASAPGQINAADLRNILNLLHMQT
- a CDS encoding MFS transporter, with amino-acid sequence MKNRYMPTALSLYVNYFVHGMGALILAQSMDFLSNQMNTDAAGVAFVISGMGIGRLIVLFVLGALSDKFGRKPFVFLGMVIYAFFFVAILFSPNTTIGFILAVLAGIANSSLDAGTYPALMESFPKHQGIANIFTKASISFGQFVLPMIMAFVVANNMYFGWGFIICAAVLAINALVLIKMVFPDHKAIAAADADKAANAVNQDAPSVFREKPKMAVEGVCLILIGYTSTATFFLFSIWMPKFATNVAGMAGPEALRLISLYAIGSLCSIGLTTVFLRKFPRPAYFVLIYPIISTIFLFLLYLNPGPAICYVCSFVVGYAGAGGVLQLALTAMAEFFPEGKGKITGIVYTCSSVATFSIPVITGIIARTTGIRDIMLFNAGVTFVGVVLAAVVVYRYRKVMNLDAVAA
- a CDS encoding sugar phosphate isomerase/epimerase family protein, translating into MQNRPIGLAALSVLDVSPANQVTVAAEAGFSHVGLRLLPATPTEPVYKMVGDTPMVRETERRLKETGVKVLDIEILRLKPDTRAINFLPVLETGARFGASQVLMAGNDPDPSRLADNFAELCEMAAPLGLAINMEPMPWTDVKNLKDAAQLMNTVNRDNAGVIIDPLHFDRGGNTLEDIKLLPEGSLKYMQLCDGTKEKPTDIEGLLYQARGYRLAPGKGGIDLVSLLKALPADLPLSLECVNEQEQLALAPIPRAKMLYEATQELLKRVAEA
- a CDS encoding shikimate dehydrogenase family protein; protein product: MSATTTPNLYGIVGYPLGHSLSPLLHNTAFQDLDLPGVLLPMDTEPEKLTTFIDAVRLLNIRGCCVTIPHKQAIIPLLDKVTDRVKALGACNLIYWDGDALCGDNTDVLGFMSPLQADPPAPEMKKVLLMGAGGAARAAAAGLKTLGFDDITVTDIVDDLPAALAETFDLKVVPWEERTSVPADIVVNATPLGMKHKYEDETGYPAEAFAGRKGIAYDIVYTPFVTRFQREAAAAGWRTIAGREMFISQADAQFKTWTEKNLPEVAKQAVFDALNSK
- a CDS encoding FAD-dependent oxidoreductase, whose amino-acid sequence is MLFTPININKLTLRNRIIMPAMVTGHAAINGEVSDRLINYHAERAKGGVALQIVEACYVELGGNCYARGLGLSDDLMIKGFKKLTDAIHANGGKAALQLMHGGRIANPPTSLHPRRLVSYVPGLTPYDDVRVMDIEEIEYIIDCFKKAAERAIKAGFDAIEIHGAHGYLIAQFMSPYTNKRDDIYGGCLENRMRFPVEILKAIRSVAGPDFPILFRYSINEYVPNGVTPELAKDMAKIMVENGIDALHFSAGLAESNQYTIPSGALGRGWNADGAEAIKEAIGSKVPVSVAGRINNRETAEAILASGKADLVSMGRGLLADPNAPIKMQEKKDAEIRPCVACNDGCVGKMSVGFTCAVNPRTGYEGRYPMTKVDRPKRVVVVGGGPAGMQAALTAAERGHEVALYDKNDELGGLVNVAMLPPNKDPYTPLIAYYAEVLPKAGVNVVLNSEVTLDDIKAMAPDATLVATGSLPVVPRFCSEAPVITAEDALKGTAPVGNKVLIMGGGLVGSETAEFLAEQGKDVTILELREDIAMDMEARSRKFLMPRLKELNVKTILETEVAEIGCDKRVKIRNKYKEESWLEGFDTLVISLGYRAYNPLLQALYSEEIPATPVGDCIKAGKVMDAIHQGFLAGYAV